TATAACCTCGACATTAGTGAAATTCAAGATGATGAAGAATAAAAGATAATTTGAAAAAACTACTAtataaaaaaaagttaaaaaaaaggCCATCGCTATAAAGTcaaaagtatttttgcaaaaATATATTAAATTGTTTGAAGGACCCCAGTCTCATCTCAACAACACCTCTAGCAAGCAAAATCATGCTGAAATTCCAAGCACAGAACAACCCGGTCTCCTGCAAGATGGAGCTATGCCTGCAGGCAGGACTCATCTCGAGAGAGATGGAAGTTCTACAAACGCTATCTGAGGCTTTTCTGTCCTCATTACCTTCTTTACCATATCATTTAATGGATAGATTCCCAAATTTTTTGAGTCGCAAACCGACACTGAATATTATGACATGGAATGTTCAAGGTGCTGGAAACCCGGCTTTATTAAGCATGCTAACGGAATTGGTTAAGGTAAATAATCCTCAGGTGCTTGTTTTGATGGAGACACACATCAGTGGAGACATTGCCCAACGAGTGTGTGATCGAATTCATTTCAGTGGGAAGACGAGAGTTGATGCTGAGGGTTTTAGCGGGGGCATCTGGATGTTTTGGCGAGCGGAAAGTGTCACTGTTACTCCCCTGATTCATCATGCCCAACATATCACGGCTGAAATTACTCGAAGAGGAGAGGAGCCTTGGTATTTTACAGCTGTGTATGCTAGCCCGGATACAATCAAAAAAGAAGAATTGTGGGAAGATTTGGAGATCTTTGCTCGTAGCCATAACCGCCCTTGGTTGGCCATGGGGGATTTCAATGACACAAGGTTTTTTCATGAGAGGAATGGAGATAGCGACACGATGCGACGCAGGTGCAACAGATTCAATTCTTGGTTGAAAAACAACAACTGGATAGACCTGGATTTCTCGGGACCGGAATTCACCTGGTCAAGGGGCCACTCCACCCAGACTCATAAGTGGGCAAGGCTAGATAGGGCGATTTGCAATTCTACTTGGAGGACAATGTTTGCGGAGGGTTCACTCCGTCACTTGGTACAAAATCAATCCGATCATTGTCCTATTCTTATGAGTACGACTGGGTTCGCTCCTATCCCTAAAGCTTTGAGACCATTTCGTTTTTAGGCGGCATGGATGAATCACAACAATTTTTCTGAATTTGTAGTTAAAAACTGGAATAATGAGGAATCCTTTTTCCCATTTATTCATCAATTTGCCGCAAAACTTCAGCAATGGAATAAAGATGTATTCCACAATATTTTTGCTAAAAAACGCAGCTTGGAACGAAGGCTACTTGGTGTTCAAGCGAGATTATCCAGAGGAGGCCCTGATTATCTTTTCAAATTTGAATTGAAATTGAAAAGACAATTGGATGATGTTCTAAGAGAAGAAGAGATACTTGGTTCCAAAAATCACGGATGGAAGCAATTTGTGACGGGGATCGAAATACTCGATTGTTTCATTTGAGTACTATCATTCGAAGAAAACACAATAGAATTGAAAGCCTCCAGGATGACCAAGGAAATTGGATTTGGGATGCAAGCACTGTAAAAAAAATGGTAGTTGAATATTTCCAAGGTCTTTTTGCTGGGCCAACGTCACCGTGCAATTTCGAGGGGCTTACAAGAGGTTTATTTCCGCAATTAACCATGGAGGATTATCAGAGGCTCACACGGAATTATTCGGTCACTGATTTGCAATGCGCTCTAAACCAAATGTCACCTTACAAGGCTTCTGGACCAGATGGCTTTCAAGCTCTCTTTTATCAAACTCAATGGGAAGTCGTGTCTGAGAGCTTATGTCGCTTGGTTTTTAATGCGCTTCACAATGATATTTTCCCGGAAGGACTTGGTGAAACTTGCATTGCCTTGATACCGAAAATTGACCATCCCCAACTCGTTACACAATTCCGTCCAATTGGATTGTGTAATGTGGTTTACAAATTGATCACTAAAATGATGTTAAATCGGTTAAAGTCGGTGCTTCCTATCCTCATTAATCCTGTCCAGACGAGCTTCGTTCCCAAGCGTCAAATCACGGATAACGTAATTCTTGTCCAAGAGGTGCTCCATTCGATGAGACGAAAGACAGGAAGAAAAGGATTTATGGCGCTAAAACTCGACCTCGAGAAAGCATATGACAGGTTAGAATGGCCTTTTATCCGACACACTTTGATTGACATGAAACTCCCGGATCAAATGATAAAAACCATTATGCATTGCGTCAAGATGTCGTCCCTGAGTATATTGTGGAATGGAGAACGGACCGAATCGTTTACACCAACTCGGGGTATACGTCAAGGTGATCCCCTATCACCCTATTTATTCACCATGTGTATGGAGAAACTCAGCCAATTAATTGAGCAAGAGGTTAGCGATGAGCAATGGAAAGGTTTTCCAACCTGTCGAGGGGGTCCTATTTTGTCCCACTTGATGTTTGCGGACGACATTATTCTTTTTGGGGAAGCATCGATAGCGCAAGCTCGTGTCATTAATAAATGTCTCAAAATATTTTGCCAAGCCTCGGGACAAAAAGTGAGTTTTGCAAAGTCCAAAGTTTTCTTCTCGCCCAATGTTGATAACTTACTTTCAGACGATATAAGCAGGGAACTACATATTGAGCCAACAGACGACCTGGGGTTATATCTAGGTGTCCAAACGATCAATGGCATAGTCACCAAAGAGACTTTCGATTACATTGCTCAAAGGGTTGATAAGAGGTTGACGGGGTGGAGGTCCAAGAACTTGTCGCTGGCTGGACGAGCCACCCTAATTCAATCGACTTTATCAACTATTCCATCATATGTTATGCAAACGACAAGGCTACCACGGTCTCTGTGTGACGATCTAGATAAGAAGTCGCGTCGGTTTTTGTGGGGAGGAGACCAAGATTCCCGAGGCTTAAGTCTTGTTTCATGGGACATGGTGACCAATGAGAAATCTCAAGAGGGACTTGGACTCAGGTCTATGCGACAAGTCAATATAGCCTTTATGGCTAAACTAGGGTGGAGGATGCTTAATGAGCCTAATACCCTTTGGGCTCGAGTCTTAAGGCACAAGTATTGTAAAGGTCGCTGTGATTTGGGAATGTTTGAAAACAAAACAACAAGCTCAAATACTTGGAAAGGAATAGTAGAACCCGTAGCAGCTACGAAGAACGGTTTCGGGTCTGCGATTGGGAATGGAACTAATACTCTGGCAGCAACATTGGGCGATACCGTGCCCTTTAGTGAACTCACGCCGAATCCAATACCGGCGGAAATTATCAACTCCACTGTGGCGGACATGTGGGACCCTCAAACTGGTTGGAGGTGGGACCTCTTTGCGGATTTGTTCAGCTCGGATATACTCCAAACAATTGCATCCTATGAAGTAGTTCCGGGAGATGACAATGAAGATCGGATTTATTGGGCAGGAACTTCAAACGGATTTTTCTCGATAAAGTCAGCGGTTAATCTGATTAGGGGTAATGTCTCTAATGGTGATGAAGGATTGTGGAAGCTACCATGGAAGACATGGGCTCCGCAACGAATGCGTATGTTCCTGTGGCTCATTTTGCATGATCGTATCATGTCTAATGTTAACAGAGCAAAACGAACTTTCACAGACGATCCTTGTTGTGGAATATGCCGTAACAAAGAAGAGACAATATTGCATCTGTTTCGTGACTGTCCGGCAGCTCGTAGGATATGGAATCTTTTCTCCTTTGTCAAAGACCGAAGGTTCTTGGAAATCATGGACTCTCGGGACTGGATAGTTTTTAATTTAAGACACAAGGGTCGTGACGACTTGAAGAACTGGGCGACTTCATTTACGGTGATTGTATGGTGGTTATGGCGTTGGAGGAATAATAGAACTTTTGGAAGAACGGAGGCAAGTCCGGATAATGCCTTTACATTCATCTCACAGAGAATTTGGGAAGTTTTGAATGCTAAGGAAGGTTTGGATGTGGCCCTAGCCAAGAAAACCCGATCTCATGAGGAGATTTTTATCCGTTGGATAGCACCCCCGGTGCACTGGGTGGTTTTAAATATAGATGGAGCTTCAAAAGGTAATCCTGGTTTGGCGGGAGCGGGTGGTATATTCCGAAATTCGAATGGACATATTATTGAGGCGTTTGCAGAGAAACTTGGAATTGCGACGGTCACTCGAGCTGAGCTGATGGCCTTGCGACGAGGCCTTATGATTGCAATGGAACGACAAATTCCACGGCTCATAATCCAAACTGACTCAATGTTGGTGGCTAAGGTGATGGAAGATAAAGAAGGGTTCCCTACGGCTCATTCACATCTCATGCAAATTTGCAAGTCATTCATTAGAGACTCGCCTTGGCGAGTCCAAATCATTCACATTTACCGAGAGGCAAATAAGTGTGCGGATTGGATGGCAAATCTAGGGGTATCTCAGCCACATCAGTTGTGTCGGGTAGACCACACCAATATGCCGATGGACCTGTTTCACCTAATCCAACAAGATATGGGAGGCGTAGCTTGGCCGCGTTTTGTTCCGATGTTCCAGTTCTAGcttagttgttttattttgtttgtttttgtttttgtttcgttCTAGTTCCATTGGATGTAATCCGCTTCgcttgaccaaaaaaaaaaaaatttgccagtatgaattcagaaaagttgtgattttgattttttttctttaataaagggtctaagagtcgggtatgggtcttataACTTAGACccgaacccgaacccgaaatattttcttaagacccatacccgaacaatacccattgggtctgaaaaaatgagacccatactcgacccattagggtccgaccctcagggtctgggttgggtccccgacccactgccatccctagtcCCAACCCCATGCATTTGTTGGAAATTATAGTCAGGGCCGTCCCGGTCGTTTTGGGGGCCCTGTGCGAAATCTTATAGAGGGGCCCTGGTACCATTTTTATTAAAAGAATAATTGAAAAAACGTATGTTAACTATTTTGAGTAATTTTTATATGACTAGTTTATTTCTCAATTCTTGAAGCAATATAATACATAAATATATTTCTTTTCCATTCTTCaacaacaattaattagcatggTGGTTAGTTGGATGATAAAGAAGAGATGCAACACGAGTTCGATTCCCCATGACTTTATTTTTCTGAAAATTGAACAACACATTGTTTAAAAATTTAGCAAAATTAAACTTGAAGTGGGAATCGAACACAAGATCATTGATAATATATACCATTAATCTTACCACTAAGTCAAACTGATTACTATGTTAAAAATACGCGCTACATTAATTATTAACTAACACGGATATTTCTTACGATTGGGCCCCTTCAAGTCGGGGGCCCTGTGCGGCCGCACCGCTTGCACGGCCCCAGGACCGGCCCTGATTATAGTTAAACTAGTCAAACTAAATCTATTTAATAACAATCAACTAGTAGATAAGATTAGAAGTTATTAAAACGGGATATAAATTTGAATTctctatctactaaaagaataggtgaactCACAAATTTTCTCTCCGAAaaacatctttttaaataaggaagctcttgataatttaatcgttttcattaaataaggaaattaataatCATAATGTATTTAATTATATAatctttttcattaaaattattgttttcattaatttatataattttcactaaacactaaactataatattttaattaaaggatAAATAATATAAGACTATAAACTATTAAGcttttattgatattattatctGAGAATGGCTTGAGTTatactataatattttaattaaactaTAAATAACATAGACTATAAACTATTAATCTTTTATTGATATTATTAATTAAGAATGACTTGCCTCATACTATtcataatatgtataaacaaaactataaatggttttgattactttcataacAAAAAAAATTTAGAGAAattataaattggaatcattagtttAGTGATATACTcgtaaaaaataatttttttaaaaaaaatacattacaaCACATTACTCAATTATCttggattaattttcagttttaatttattttttgctcgaaaaaaatacaataacgagaaaaatgaataattaatgagataccactattattttacagttcaGTTTTACTCAGTTTTCTTTaataattttacagttcaatttttgtcctcatcaaaatataatgacgtgaAATATGAAATATTAATGAGGTATCATTTtaacatcccctatttactaaatgaatatgaGTCTCTACGTTTTTTCCCACCTAACATTATAACCTGTAAAAAATATACTCTAAAATCATTGCTATAATTAAATATATGTCACACCTAAATGGCTAAATTATTGTTATAATTAAATATATGTCATGCCTAAATGAATAATGTCACTGTAAAATATACTGTAAGAATATAAAAAATATACTCTAAAATTATTGCTATAATTAAATATATGTCACACCTAAATCATTGCTAAAATTAAATATATGTCACGCCTAAATGAATAATGTCACTGGAAAATATAATGTAAAAATATATAACAAAGGGAATTCTCAATCATTGTtgtaaaaatatactccctccgtaccacaccccaaaggtaacgtagggaaaaatggagtatttaagaaaaggtggaaaaaataagggtaaagagggaaaaaataggtggggtatgtaattgtgggtttaattgtgggttggtagatggggtatgtaatgacattttgtgtaaataccaaatgggtataaggataatttggtaatgttgtgggccaattaaggaatgttacctttggtgtggtacgtccatttatagtaagtgttacctttggtgtggtacggagggagtatgtcAAAGGGAATTCGATATCTACTAAGAGAATAGGCATTCTGAAAAAAATTTCCGCCAAAGTACACCGATTCAAATATGGAAATAAATGTTTCTTTCATTAAACAAATGTTttcatcaaattaatattatttttatcAAACTATAATAATTTCAATCAACTCTAAATTATActtctttaattaaaataaaatagcaTATGTATCAAATTATAAACGACAAATAAACTATATCTTTCATTTGTACTTTTAATAGAGAAGTATTTGACTCATCCTTATTATACACAAAACTAAACTATAAACAATTATTATTAACTTCGCGATAAAAAAAGAAATTTAttataataatttgataaaatcgAGAAAATGAAATCTTTGACTTTGATGtataaaaaaaattcattaaaatacATATTTCATACTACGtaacatcccctatttactaaaagaataggtggaTCTCCAAATTTTCCCACCTAAAATTTTAGCATCTAGAATTGGGCTTATTATTATAGTCTATTCTATAGATATATCTTGAACtataaatggatataatcttttaattGGATATATTCATAAAATTGAAATGCTTAGAATCTGCACAAATTTGATATGCAAAAGATTTTCCTCCacaatttttatgataaaaaattcATTGATTTTCTATGAAATAAGAAATTGTGGATCAAAATCtcctatatactaaaagattaacaGATCTCTAAATGCTCATGTTTAAATTTCCCGCCTAGGTAATATTCTACTGATTTCCTAATTAATTAGTGTTCACTATCAATATTTACTAAACAATATTTATCTCTTAATTTATTTTCATAGCATCAATCATTTTTAACTTTTACATAAATAAGGCTAATAAAATATCGTCTTGGAATTACATATGCAAATTTTCTACCCTTTTCAAAATGGAGGTAAACtgcattagtttaattaattgtcAAATTCTGTAATATCTGtatctaaaataccgtgcatttgCACGGGAGCTACACTAATGATTaagtaaaacgaaaataaaaactctataaaCACCGCACATTTATTGCGAGGGAACTAAACTAGTAATCCAATAAATATGTAATGCTACAAacctttaaaaaaattgtggtgGTATACTGGTATAATCTATGAACTGCTACCAAACTATCTTGCGAGGAAATTTATACGTTTTTGCAATACTAAATCGGTCTATTTTAGGTAACGAAAAAAGTTGAGCAAGACTAGGACGGAAATAGTAGTACCTTGAATGGCTAAGCAAGAAGAAATGACAAAACCTTCTAAGCAGAAATAATATTTTGGAGATTTAAATTTTTCATAATGATCAAGAAAGTTGAGCAAGACAAAAGTTTAAATAAGGTGCCGAAAATGTGGGAGCTCAAACAAGGGAGACAGACAAGTGGCTCGTGGGTATTGGCTACACTGTTACATAAAGATGAAAAAAGTCAATATGTTTCACTGTCTTTCACGTACTCCAGTAATTTCGGTCGTATTTGAAAAATTGATATACTAATAAATTCAATatcataatattttttttttttttttttgaaaagttaGATATATTGACCACTCAAAATTGTATATGTTATAACTCAGAATATAAACTGCCTATATGTGAAATTATAGGCCTCTAAAGAAATAAAAATTACATCATAATCCTAGTAAGTAGTAACCATACTCTATCCCTATGCTTGAAGGAACAAATATTCATCCTATGTACTCGACCTTTAGGCCTTGTTTAGATGGGAAAAAAGGGGGAAAGGAAAGGGAGgaggaaggagggaagagaaaggaaggaaagggtaggggaggggagggagaatggaggagatgattttccctccaaatcttgcctatgttggtggggaaataatttgccttttaggagggaaatggagggatccattttctctCATCTCCAATTCCTTCTAccttcattttgctaaccaaacaatgaATTTTTCATCCTTTCaattccctcccctccctttccctccaaatctctcaatccaaacacacccttaatatCCGCCATAATCTGCTGAACAATGCTTTCAGGCCATCACAAAGGAAAATGAATTgttaaatacaaattgttgttaAATACGTATGTATTGtcttaaacttttttttttttttttttttttttttttggcagctgtaaaaaTAAATATTGTCTTAAACTTAAAATGAGttaaatgagaaaattagaatATCCAGAAATTTTATAATAACTTGTCTATTCTAATTAATTGAGAGGTATATGTTAACCCGTTTCAAATTTAaaacatatatatatagagtATGTATGTTTTAAGATACGCTAACTAAATACGTATGAAGAGAGTTGGGTTCAAGCGAGTTTAGCTATGTTTTAATTATGGGTCTTATTGAAATAAATCAGGTTATTCAATGAAATAACACAAAATAGTCAAAAACATATTTTAGCCGAAGCCACACGATGGTCACTCGTGCATTTTTCCCTGTCCCTTTTTTCCTTGTTATTATTTCATAGTCATATATTTCAATATTttagtataattttttttttgttaaaaactaTCTTATATTTAGAGGCATTTGTAAAAAGACTATCTTgcattttttgtttttgttttccattgcctttgttttctttattcttGGTCAATAACTACTTCTTACAGACGGAATGAAAATTGGTGAAATTGATTTATTTTACAATTTGAATCATAAATGTTCATAAATTAGACAATTGATATGAAAAAAAATTGGAATAGAAAAAGCGCCAATCTAAGAGAGGTTTTATGATAAGACTAGGAAGTAATCCGCGCTTCGCGTGACCTGTttttaaattttattattataattaaagaaaaataatataattcatatatgacctttaatattttcttataaataaaagtaaattaatttttctcaaatttcatTTCTTTAGGtttaactttaatattttaaaataaaatacatacaattttaattaaaactaataaaggataattaattatgtatgatcaacgttttataaataaatttatgACTGATCAGATATCATATTaattacggaaaattcacgtggtatccTTAAACTAtgtcattttgcacgtggtacccaactttttaagtttgtgcacatgataaACTTGATGTTTCCTTTTCAAGTATGACATGCTCTTTTTATCCTTCTTCGAATCTTCAATTGAGTTGTGAGCATAAATTGTAGACCAAAAATCGGAATTGgccaatttgttttttttttaaagattgaTTACCTTTTGATCGAGATCTATAATTTGATAAAACAAAAAATGGTCATTCGAAAATTTAAGATCGAATTTACAGCCAACTTTAGGTTTTCGGgagaaaaaaccataaaaaatgttaagtgacaatttttttttctcaaatcgtagattatgacaAGAAAATATGTGTAGAAAAAAAATGGTCGATTTCGAATTCCGGTGAATTAAAGTTTGTTAGAGCGATAAAAAGAACATGTTGTGCATAAAAATCAAACATAAAGGGtaacatgtacacaaacttaaaatatAGGATACCATATAAAAAGTGGCAAAATTTAGGGCTAACACGTGaattttacgtattaattaaaataaaatttattcgaataatgcaacaatcaacattaagttctcaaactATATTATTTTACGATAAGTTatatttcaaatcaattaatatttgttcaaagtgatgtgaatataattttatgcatTTATTTTTTGTATAACATGTGATATATATTTAGGTATCTAACATACCGGGTCCAAATtcaacttattcaaatatttTGGTTGTGTCTTTCAagtgctatgtgtcaaacatatttataagaaatttgcaTCTTTTGTTGTTTTAAATAACTATATCTAATgatgtcaaacatatctataatgcaacaatcaacattaactttctcaaatattattttttgagatttaacttcaaagtatttaaaagataacatataaaatatttaactaaaagttaTATTTACTTTGTCATAATCAATGTTTTATACTTGTGATATACATATTTAACTAaatatattaaagaaaaatgtaatgtgttttctactttttcatatcGTTTATAATTAATACGTACTATATATTAGTTACTAATCAttaattttgttttgattattcaaatgctcCCGCGATCACTTTGTACATACGTACTcatacacatactcgttatcacactatttaaatcTCTCAAAATCTCATGTGTATTCAATTTGTCGcaatattaatttttttattctcacgctataaaaacttatctcttagtttTCTTTAGATTTTGTTTTTAATAAAttaaatacaatgactctttcaaaaatattttccttaatggatttaatagtctatgttttataactttctcaaaatatttttttacgtaaatgtaacacattgtgagacactcacttttaGTATCTCTACATACCAAAATATTATAATACATATAGTAAAATTATACTCATTTGAAAGCATTTTTTG
This sequence is a window from Silene latifolia isolate original U9 population chromosome 8, ASM4854445v1, whole genome shotgun sequence. Protein-coding genes within it:
- the LOC141594770 gene encoding uncharacterized protein LOC141594770; its protein translation is MELCLQAGLISREMEVLQTLSEAFLSSLPSLPYHLMDRFPNFLSRKPTLNIMTWNVQGAGNPALLSMLTELVKVNNPQVLVLMETHISGDIAQRVCDRIHFSGKTRVDAEGFSGGIWMFWRAESVTVTPLIHHAQHITAEITRRGEEPWYFTAVYASPDTIKKEELWEDLEIFARSHNRPWLAMGDFNDTRFFHERNGDSDTMRRRCNRFNSWLKNNNWIDLDFSGPEFTWSRGHSTQTHKWARLDRAICNSTWRTMFAEGSLRHLAAWMNHNNFSEFVVKNWNNEESFFPFIHQFAAKLQQWNKDVFHNIFAKKRSLERRLLGVQARLSRGGPDYLFKFELKLKRQLDDVLREEEILGSKNHGWKQFVTGIEILDCFI